The DNA window TTACAATGTTTACAACTTTATATGTTCATAATtgtcaaaaaataacattaataaacataataaacatgtaaTTAAACATGATcctaattctaatatgctgatttggtgctcaataaaattattttattaattttaatgctgaaaatagttgtgctgcttaatatcgtGTAAACCCGTGAtagatttttttaggattctttggtAATTAGAAAgatctaaagaacagcatttattacatttttttatacttatataaatgtcttgactgtcatttttgatcaatcaGTAGTGTAGTTTCAGCTTTAATGGAAATCATGCTTTAATTAATTGGAGGCTGTgacaaggaaaaagaaaacaaacatctgCATTCTTGTCAGCAGATGCTGAGCCAGGTATCTGTGATGGCACACTGGGCAGAAACTGCAGACTGTTTGGTGTAATactgatttttaataattactgtGAAGTGAGTGTGAGATAAGCATTATTCCTCGGTCACAACATATTTCATTGTTAATTgctttattatgtctatatagtacTTGCTCTCTTGCCTTTCCCATTAGGATTGTTTGCGGCAGTCAGATGAGGGTCTCCAAGCTCAGATGAATTCTGTGATCGGTGCTCTCCAGGAGCTCAAACTCTTGCAGGTCCAGACTGCACTGAAGGAGCTGGAGTTCTCCAGTAACACGAGCCAGGCCTCTTCATACACTCACACAATGCTCGATCAGATAAACCACAGCTCAAGAATAACCCACCTGAACCAAACACAGAATCCAGAAGAAATTCTTTCAAAAGAATGTTTCAAGACTGAGCTTATCATGGAACCGTCTTTGTTCCTCACTAGTTATCCAGCAGAGAACCGCCGTACTCACACGGTACATGAACGCAGGAGGGTTTACAGAGGAAGTCTGAgcacttcttcctctttttcctcTCAGGAAGACACAACCGGTAATTTCTCCTCATACGATATTGATGACTCCACCGATTGGACAGCCTCATTGATGAACCACAGTAGAAACAGACAGCCATTGGTACTGGGCGACAATGTTTTTGCTGATTTGGTCGGGAACTGGCTGGACCTGCCTGATGTTGGAGGCCAGACAGCAGGTAAGGAGCAGAATGACTTGATTCTTAAAGACACATTTTCGGAGTCATCATCTAGCAGTCACTCTCAAGATCTCTCCAGGAAACTCTCACTAACAGCAGGCATCTTCAAACGGGTCCTACGCCGCGTTCGGCCACTGCACCACCAAGAAAGCAAAACAACAGATGT is part of the Cyprinus carpio isolate SPL01 chromosome A8, ASM1834038v1, whole genome shotgun sequence genome and encodes:
- the LOC122145998 gene encoding PAK4-inhibitor INKA2-like encodes the protein MTHAEPGICDGTLGRNCRLFGVILIFNNYCEDCLRQSDEGLQAQMNSVIGALQELKLLQVQTALKELEFSSNTSQASSYTHTMLDQINHSSRITHLNQTQNPEEILSKECFKTELIMEPSLFLTSYPAENRRTHTVHERRRVYRGSLSTSSSFSSQEDTTGNFSSYDIDDSTDWTASLMNHSRNRQPLVLGDNVFADLVGNWLDLPDVGGQTAGKEQNDLILKDTFSESSSSSHSQDLSRKLSLTAGIFKRVLRRVRPLHHQESKTTDVCKQPKITCRKSKSDVSKPFWARTRGIKKKNTPIQQEGSEGLIDRGWAEIVEKHPSVFDYSSAVWV